One genomic window of Solanum dulcamara chromosome 12, daSolDulc1.2, whole genome shotgun sequence includes the following:
- the LOC129877859 gene encoding protein translation factor SUI1 homolog isoform X1: MVLVHEAQLFLVLNRHNPKPEGFFRIYIETKTIFSVHFTPLYFLRLIRIPIGFSLFISQNPKFSDPFAEANADNSGAGTKDYVHIRIQQRNGRKSLTTVQGLKKEFSYNKILKDLKKEFCCNGTVVQDPELGQVIQLQGDQRKNVSTFLVQAGIVKKEHIKIHGF; this comes from the exons ATGGTCCTAGTGCACGAGGCCCAATTATTTTTGGTCCTCAACCGACATAACCCAAAACCCGAAGGCTTTTTTCGTATATATATCGAAACCAAAACTATTTTCTCTGTACACTTTACTCCTCTCTATTTCCTCAGACTTATCCGAATCCCTATAGGTTTCTCCCTTTTCATCTCTCAAAACCCTAAATTTTCAG ATCCCTTTGCCGAGGCAAATGCTGATAATTCTGGAGCTGGGACAAAAGATTATGTACACATTCGCATACAGCAGAGAAATGGTCGGAAAAGCCTGACAACTGTGCAAGGATTGAAGAAAGAATTCAGCTACAATAAAATACTGAAGGACCTTAAGAAAGAGTTTTGCTGCAATGGTACTGTTGTCCAGGATCCAGAACTAGGCCAG GTTATTCAACTCCAGGGTGATCAGAGGAAGAACGTTTCTACGTTTCTTGTCCAG GCTGGAATCGTGAAgaaagaacacatcaaaattcATGGTTTCTGA
- the LOC129877859 gene encoding protein translation factor SUI1 homolog isoform X2, protein MSDLDLQVPAAFDPFAEANADNSGAGTKDYVHIRIQQRNGRKSLTTVQGLKKEFSYNKILKDLKKEFCCNGTVVQDPELGQVIQLQGDQRKNVSTFLVQAGIVKKEHIKIHGF, encoded by the exons ATGTCTGATCTCGACCTCCAAGTTCCCGCTGCTTTTG ATCCCTTTGCCGAGGCAAATGCTGATAATTCTGGAGCTGGGACAAAAGATTATGTACACATTCGCATACAGCAGAGAAATGGTCGGAAAAGCCTGACAACTGTGCAAGGATTGAAGAAAGAATTCAGCTACAATAAAATACTGAAGGACCTTAAGAAAGAGTTTTGCTGCAATGGTACTGTTGTCCAGGATCCAGAACTAGGCCAG GTTATTCAACTCCAGGGTGATCAGAGGAAGAACGTTTCTACGTTTCTTGTCCAG GCTGGAATCGTGAAgaaagaacacatcaaaattcATGGTTTCTGA